A stretch of Deltaproteobacteria bacterium DNA encodes these proteins:
- a CDS encoding glycerophosphodiester phosphodiesterase — translation MKVIAHRGASGERPENTMSAYRLAVAQRADMIEIDLHRTRDGAIPITHDATLEHLGGRGEIADATLAEVRALDAGGGERVPLLHEVLDELAPQIPFNLELKIGARGSYAGLEAATLAEVNRRGLLAQTLFSSFYDDVLAELRRQSAAARLALLISRNSATSWVQRARSLRAEALNPELAQVTPELVHAAHGEGLAVYVFTVDPEDQMRRMRDLGVDGLFTNYPARLRRILQSG, via the coding sequence GTGAAGGTGATTGCGCATCGCGGCGCCTCGGGGGAACGGCCCGAGAACACGATGTCGGCGTACCGGCTCGCGGTCGCGCAGCGCGCGGACATGATCGAGATCGACCTGCATCGCACACGCGACGGGGCGATTCCGATCACGCACGACGCCACGCTCGAGCACCTGGGGGGCCGCGGCGAGATCGCCGATGCGACCCTCGCCGAGGTGCGTGCGCTGGATGCGGGCGGCGGCGAGCGCGTGCCGCTGCTGCACGAAGTGCTCGACGAGCTCGCGCCGCAGATTCCCTTCAACCTCGAGCTGAAGATCGGCGCGCGCGGCTCCTATGCGGGCCTCGAAGCGGCGACGCTGGCCGAGGTAAACCGCCGCGGGCTGCTCGCGCAGACGCTGTTCTCCTCCTTCTACGACGATGTCCTGGCGGAGCTACGCAGGCAGAGCGCAGCTGCGCGGCTCGCGCTGCTGATTTCGCGCAACTCCGCGACGAGCTGGGTGCAGCGTGCGCGCTCGCTCCGCGCCGAGGCGCTGAACCCCGAGCTCGCGCAGGTGACGCCCGAGCTCGTGCACGCCGCCCACGGCGAGGGCCTCGCGGTGTACGTGTTCACCGTGGATCCCGAGGATCAGATGCGGCGAATGCGCGACCTCGGCGTGGACGGACTCTTCACGAACTACCCCGCGCGGCTCCGGCGGATCCTCCAGAGCGGCTGA
- the glpK gene encoding glycerol kinase GlpK, giving the protein MPARFVMALDQGTTSSRAILFDERGAVVAVDQHEFTQHFPQPGWVEHDPAEIWETQLRAARGALAKASASASDVAAIGITNQRETTVVWDRATGEPIHRAIVWQSRQTAPICDQLRARGLVDEVRRKTGLVIDAYFSATKVRFILDAVPGAQARAERGELAFGTIDTWLIWKLTRGRVHATEPSNASRTMLYDIHARAWDAGLLGELRIPRAVLPEVRDSSGSFGEADPAWLGGAIPIAGAAGDQQAALFGQGCFAPGRAKNTYGTGCFLLMNTGREAPLSKSGLVTTIAWGLGGAVEYALEGSIFVAGAAVQWLRDGLGIVATAGDSEAAARSVPDTGGVYLVPAFVGLGAPYWDERARGTIVGLTRGTTRAHVIRATLESIAYQSRDVVDSFAADAGVALETLRVDGGACQNDWLMQFQADVLGVPVRRPPVLEVTALGAAALAGLAVGFWRDRSALEAATGTGARIFEPRMGRDQRESLYAGWKRAVERSRGWEQ; this is encoded by the coding sequence ATGCCCGCTCGCTTCGTCATGGCGCTCGATCAGGGCACGACTTCCTCGCGCGCGATCTTGTTCGACGAGCGGGGCGCGGTCGTTGCGGTCGATCAGCACGAGTTCACGCAGCACTTCCCGCAGCCGGGCTGGGTGGAGCACGACCCCGCGGAGATCTGGGAGACGCAGCTGCGCGCGGCACGCGGCGCGCTCGCGAAGGCCAGCGCGAGCGCGAGCGACGTCGCGGCGATCGGCATCACGAACCAGCGCGAGACGACCGTGGTGTGGGACCGCGCGACCGGGGAGCCGATCCACCGCGCGATCGTGTGGCAATCGCGGCAGACGGCGCCGATCTGCGATCAGCTGCGAGCGCGCGGGCTCGTCGACGAAGTGCGGCGCAAGACCGGCCTCGTGATCGATGCCTACTTCAGTGCGACGAAGGTGCGTTTCATTCTCGACGCGGTGCCCGGCGCGCAGGCTCGCGCGGAGCGCGGTGAGCTCGCGTTCGGCACGATCGACACCTGGCTGATCTGGAAGCTCACGCGCGGGCGCGTGCACGCGACCGAGCCGAGCAACGCCTCGCGCACGATGCTCTACGACATTCACGCGCGCGCGTGGGACGCGGGTTTGTTGGGCGAGCTGCGCATCCCGCGCGCCGTGCTGCCCGAGGTGCGCGACTCGAGCGGCAGCTTCGGCGAGGCGGACCCCGCGTGGCTCGGCGGCGCGATCCCGATCGCGGGCGCCGCCGGCGATCAGCAGGCCGCGCTGTTCGGGCAGGGCTGCTTCGCGCCGGGCCGCGCCAAGAACACCTACGGCACGGGCTGCTTCCTGCTGATGAACACGGGCCGCGAGGCGCCGCTCTCGAAGAGCGGCCTCGTGACGACGATCGCGTGGGGCCTCGGCGGCGCAGTCGAGTACGCGCTCGAAGGCTCGATCTTCGTGGCGGGCGCCGCGGTGCAGTGGCTGCGCGACGGCCTCGGCATCGTCGCGACCGCCGGCGACAGCGAGGCCGCCGCGCGCTCGGTGCCGGATACCGGCGGCGTCTACCTCGTGCCCGCGTTCGTCGGCCTCGGCGCGCCGTACTGGGACGAGCGCGCGCGCGGCACGATCGTCGGCCTCACGCGCGGCACGACGCGCGCGCACGTGATCCGCGCGACGCTCGAGTCGATCGCCTACCAGAGCCGCGACGTGGTCGACAGCTTCGCGGCCGATGCGGGCGTCGCGCTCGAAACGCTGCGCGTCGACGGCGGCGCCTGCCAGAACGATTGGCTGATGCAGTTCCAGGCCGACGTGCTCGGCGTGCCGGTGCGCCGCCCGCCCGTGCTCGAGGTCACTGCGCTCGGCGCCGCCGCGCTCGCGGGCCTCGCGGTCGGATTTTGGCGCGATCGCAGCGCGCTCGAAGCCGCGACCGGAACCGGCGCGCGCATCTTCGAGCCGCGCATGGGCCGCGATCAGCGCGAGAGCCTCTATGCCGGCTGGAAGCGCGCGGTGGAGCGCTCGCGGGGGTGGGAGCAATGA
- the ftsY gene encoding signal recognition particle-docking protein FtsY: MADAGFLESLRALIGDVGLAAAALGLLAAVALITSRIRRSPAAPPATQQAQASPAAAEPQIAPPAPEHAEALAAPSERAIAAISPEPRVEAAAEPAPPPAVVPAPPPRASLRERLARTQAALIGRALQLVGARTLDAELESELEALLFTADLGVKTAEDLLARVKKEATGGSAEQVRAVLRGAIAEKLRRVEPKGEALATHAKPHVIVVLGVNGSGKTTTIGKLAARYRAAGKTVLLGAGDTFRAAAREQLQTWGQRAGCEVIAGADGGDPAAVAFDTVKAAVTRGVDVAIVDTAGRLQTKAPLMQELAKIVRIVGRECPGAPHETLLVLDSNTGQNAISQAREFTQAAGVTGIVLTKLDGTAKGGVIVGLADEFGIPVKFVGVGEGVEDLRDFSADEFVEALFEA, from the coding sequence ATGGCGGACGCAGGCTTTCTCGAATCGTTGCGCGCGCTGATCGGTGACGTGGGGCTCGCTGCAGCCGCGCTCGGGCTGCTCGCGGCGGTTGCGCTGATCACATCTCGCATTCGGCGGAGCCCCGCCGCGCCGCCAGCTACTCAACAAGCTCAGGCATCGCCCGCCGCCGCGGAACCGCAGATCGCTCCGCCGGCGCCGGAGCACGCCGAGGCACTCGCAGCGCCTTCGGAGCGTGCGATCGCCGCGATCTCGCCTGAGCCGCGGGTCGAGGCGGCTGCGGAGCCCGCGCCGCCGCCTGCCGTCGTCCCCGCGCCTCCTCCGCGCGCGTCGCTGCGGGAGCGGCTCGCGCGCACGCAGGCGGCGCTGATCGGCCGCGCGCTGCAGCTCGTCGGCGCGCGCACGCTCGACGCGGAGCTCGAAAGCGAGCTCGAAGCGCTGCTGTTCACCGCCGATCTCGGCGTGAAGACCGCGGAGGATCTGCTCGCGCGCGTCAAGAAGGAGGCGACCGGCGGCAGCGCGGAGCAGGTGCGCGCGGTGCTGCGCGGCGCGATCGCGGAGAAGCTGCGGCGCGTCGAGCCGAAGGGCGAGGCGCTCGCGACGCACGCGAAGCCGCACGTGATCGTCGTGCTCGGCGTGAACGGCAGCGGCAAGACCACGACGATCGGCAAGCTCGCCGCGCGCTACCGCGCCGCCGGCAAAACCGTGTTGTTAGGGGCGGGCGACACGTTCCGCGCCGCGGCGCGCGAGCAGCTGCAGACGTGGGGGCAGCGCGCGGGCTGCGAGGTGATCGCCGGCGCCGACGGCGGCGATCCGGCGGCGGTGGCGTTCGACACGGTGAAGGCCGCCGTCACGCGCGGCGTCGACGTCGCGATCGTCGACACCGCGGGCCGCCTCCAGACGAAGGCGCCGCTGATGCAGGAGCTGGCGAAGATCGTGCGCATCGTCGGCCGCGAGTGCCCCGGCGCGCCGCACGAGACGCTGCTCGTGCTCGACTCGAACACGGGGCAGAACGCGATCTCGCAGGCGCGCGAGTTCACGCAGGCCGCGGGCGTCACGGGCATCGTGCTCACGAAGCTCGACGGCACGGCGAAGGGCGGAGTGATCGTCGGCCTCGCCGACGAGTTCGGAATTCCGGTGAAGTTCGTGGGCGTGGGCGAGGGCGTCGAGGATCTACGCGACTTCTCGGCGGACGAGTTCGTCGAGGCGCTCTTCGAAGCCTAA